The stretch of DNA ACATCAATAGATATTCCAGTCAATGGTGTCATTGGTAGTAAGTGCATCCTCTTCGCTAGCTTGGGATCCAAGCGAAGCGTGCTAATTCGTCCGATAGTCTGTTGAGCATGCTTCCTTCAAGCCATTGCCGGGATTTGTCTCAGATCTGGCGCCGTGAAGCACGCCCTTCTCCGGAGAGGCGAAGGCTTCTCTGCTCTCTGGCTTGAATCGAGTCACAGTCGTGCCCTAGAATCCGATCGAGACAAGGGTGTGTGCTGCCGATTACTTGTCCAGATTGTTGAAAAGTACTTTTATCTCTGACGAGAGCGGCAAGGCcctgctgctcagcttggCAAATAAGGACAGTTGCGCCCCAGAAACCGTCTGAGAGAAACCCGGACAGTATTACACGAGCTTGTGCATTGATGACCATCACATCAGAATACTCTGAAGATCCGAAGTTTAGTTCCATCTATCCAGGGAGTTTGTTCTGCGTCTGTTTCGCCCACTCTGCGCGAAGTTCTTCGGCCAGATCCGTGTTCACGGGCCATCCAGTGTGACTATGATGATCCAGTATGAGCTCGGCAATGTATTGCTGTTTGGCCTCGTCCGTACAGTACAGACCAGCAGCGTATAGACATTGAGCGGACATGAAGCGACTCGCGTCTTCTGTAAGCTTCATGGCAATCCCTCCAATCGTATCGATGCACTCGGTTATGATCTTGTCGCGTTGCAGGTACTCTAAATATCCTCCGGCGGCAGGCTGATGGATGAGCAGTAGTATGCGGGCCATGCAGAACATCTGCAACGAGACTCCGAAAGCAGATGGGTAAATCCATATGGGGCGGAACGCTCGGTTCGAAGGTCCTTCTTCACTCCTGTCAGTGTCATGCAGGCTGCTGCACAATCGCGTAACTTACCAACTGGGAGTGGGTTGAAATTGATGCTGACACTGTTCCTCCATTCGTCAAGCATGTTCAGCAGCGTATTCGCTCGGGATATGCGGTTGGAGAGATCGGCCTCGCCAAGCTGTTTTTCCTCTTGAGAGCTGTAGTTGACGGCTTGCGCAAGGATATAAACAACACGCGAGGCCATGTCCCAAATGTCCATATTTTGGTACGACTAGAGCAATGTCAGTAAGCCTCCCAGTTTCGATGACAAAACATCACTCACCTTTGTCGGCTTGAAGAAACTGAAGCATCTTCGGTTCTCGCGAAAAGCGGCCCACACATCCTGCCTGAGCCAGGCCCACCAGATGGCCTGTTCGAAGCTGCCACTCTCGCCATTGATCTCACGGCTTCGTTGAATCCAGAAGACGCCCTTCAAATGCCGTTCCCAGCCTTTGCCTGCGCCGTCCAGCATCTCGTACATGCTCACTATGAGTACAGTTGCAAGTAGTTCGCGGCTGTTCTTGTACGTTGTGAACCTCATAGCGGTTTGCAAATATTGTAGCGTCTCATAATAATACTGCACAGCAGCTGTGCGGTCTACGCTTGCTTCACCCGTACGCATCGGCTTTATGGATAGGTGTCTTGCTCCTGTCCAGCTATTAGTGACCAAAGCAACAACTTCGAATGCAAAACCACTCCTCATCCCAGCCCTGTACAAATGCCTCCAAAGTATGCAGGACTAAGGCGGAATGAATGAGGCTTCGCTTACCAAGTGCCAGTAAGGCCTTCATTAAGCCCTCATTGTGCAACGCCAAATGTGGCACGAGCGTTGAAAAGTGCTTGGATGGGTCAAGCAGATCGATCCAGGTACTGGTCTCCGTGACGAAGCTTTGAAAAATGTCGAATTCGTGGTCTTTCAGCTGTATTGGCTGAGCTGCCTGCCATTGCTGACGCTCGCCCTCAGCGCCGTTGGTGCCATTGGAGAAGGCGGATATCTGCAGCAATTTCGATGCATTCTGTGAAGCGAAGGCCTCCAGACCAAAATAGGGCCTGCTGAGGGAACGCTGAAGCTCAAGATCTGAGCCTGTGGCACCATCAGGGAACATCTCGTGGCGGCGTACAAGGGCAGCATCGCCGAGCACTTCAAGGGACAGCACATCCGGTGCGCCGGTGAC from Cercospora beticola chromosome 1, complete sequence encodes:
- a CDS encoding uncharacterized protein (antiSMASH:Cluster_7) encodes the protein MQSQHATATPTGNGPARKPRKSRGRGLRTTTGCTICRKRHMKCDEIKPQCGPCAKGNRPCVYGAPVSEIDSNSRSSQPYYHNSGNPNSPVNERTPRTSIASEQSDTDTNKQWSAQLGDETMHMTSPQSTYSNSTGYGTEVAPLRWFGLLAGDAVTGAPDVLSLEVLGDAALVRRHEMFPDGATGSDLELQRSLSRPYFGLEAFASQNASKLLQISAFSNGTNGAEGERQQWQAAQPIQLKDHEFDIFQSFVTETSTWIDLLDPSKHFSTLVPHLALHNEGLMKALLALGARHLSIKPMRTGEASVDRTAAVQYYYETLQYLQTAMRFTTYKNSRELLATVLIVSMYEMLDGAGKGWERHLKGVFWIQRSREINGESGSFEQAIWWAWLRQDVWAAFRENRRCFSFFKPTKSYQNMDIWDMASRVVYILAQAVNYSSQEEKQLGEADLSNRISRANTLLNMLDEWRNSVSINFNPLPVEGPSNRAFRPIWIYPSAFGVSLQMFCMARILLLIHQPAAGGYLEYLQRDKIITECIDTIGGIAMKLTEDASRFMSAQCLYAAGLYCTDEAKQQYIAELILDHHSHTGWPVNTDLAEELRAEWAKQTQNKLPG